The nucleotide sequence TTAGCACTAGTTAATAATACATCTACTGGACGAATTCCTGCTTCGTAAGCACGTTCCTTCATCCATTGTGTTAATTTAGTTTTTTTCAATGATTTAGGTAATATATCCACTTTGTTCCCAACTAAAAGTACTGGATTGTCACCGACAAAACGGTGTAGTCCTGGGATTAGTGAACCATTGAAGTCAAAAATATCCACCACATTGACGATCAATGCATCTTTTTGCCCTAATTCATTCAGTAAGCGCAAAAAGTCGTCATCCGTCAATGAGACATCTTGGATCTCATTATAATGGCGTAATCTGAAACAACGCTGACAATAGACTTCCCCGGAAGCTAAACCTTTTTCCAAAGCCGTTTGCGGCGTGTATCCTAATTCACCGGGTTTGTTTGTTTGTATAACGGCACCACAGCCGATACATTGTAATTCTTCTGTCATTCGATTCCACCTCGCCAGCCCATATCAGGGTGTTTTGCTAATAGATAGGCCATAATTCTTTTTTCCCAAAAACGATTAAATTGTGTCTTCCAACTATCTGTTGCGATAATGGGTTTTACAAGGATGCTACGTATCCCTGCACGATTGGCTCCACGTATATCAGTCATAATCTGATCGCCTACCATTACTATCTCATCATCTGCTAAATCCAATTGTTTCTTTGCTATGTTGATCCCTCTTGCTAAAGGTTTCATTGCTCGTGCAACATACAAAAGATCAAATTTTTCAATCGCTCGCGCGACACGTTTTGAATTATTGTTTGAAACAACAACAACAGGGATTCCTGCATTTTTCATTTCTAAAATCCAAGTAAGCAACTCTTCTGTTCCATCTGGATTATTCCATGCAATCAACGTATTGTCTAAATCGGTCAATACTGCTTTGATGCCTAGATTCTTTAATTGGGCAGGTGTAATCTGATAGATGGCTTCTACCATCCATGTTGGTTTGTAATTTGAAAACATGC is from Enterococcus faecium and encodes:
- a CDS encoding YqeG family HAD IIIA-type phosphatase, coding for MFSNYKPTWMVEAIYQITPAQLKNLGIKAVLTDLDNTLIAWNNPDGTEELLTWILEMKNAGIPVVVVSNNNSKRVARAIEKFDLLYVARAMKPLARGINIAKKQLDLADDEIVMVGDQIMTDIRGANRAGIRSILVKPIIATDSWKTQFNRFWEKRIMAYLLAKHPDMGWRGGIE